Proteins from a genomic interval of Luteibacter pinisoli:
- a CDS encoding cation:proton antiporter: MALFESMILLSLLAVVLLRLLRRLALPYPTILAAAGTAVAALPWAPHIAMDPKLALVLFIAPVLLDAGFDMPPRTLRRFWLPTLSLAVVAVALTTAAVAWLGAAWAGMPLAAAVALGAIVAPPDAGAATAVLSRLNLPRRTVQVLTAESLLNDASALLIFGVAVRTAMSADGLARTVPMLFLAVPGGLLLGWLLGKVFVLLSRELRGTLSATLLQFAGVFGVWIVAESLHVSAILCVVSFAMTIAHVLPAETPPRDRVHAYSVWAAVVFISNVIAFLLVGLQSRSIIARLPADELRQALWFAGGVLGVCIVVRFAWVMLYTTLLRRFRRDTTLPNPTPQQGIVVAWCGMRGLVTLATALGLPDDFPQRDLIVLTAFAVTVGSLVFQGTTLAWLVRALGFARDTSLREDASKVRLKLLDAADATLDGETGEVAHRMREYYADARHEAEAGRSPVAGTQLAELKRRGLHAKRLRLLEMRHKGQIDDDVFHLLENELDWSELAVTAPDDREIVEG, encoded by the coding sequence ATGGCCCTGTTCGAGAGCATGATCCTGCTGTCCCTGCTGGCCGTGGTGCTGCTCCGCCTGCTGCGCCGCCTGGCCTTGCCCTACCCCACGATCCTCGCCGCCGCCGGCACCGCCGTCGCCGCGCTGCCGTGGGCGCCGCATATCGCGATGGATCCCAAGCTGGCCCTGGTGCTGTTCATCGCACCGGTGCTCCTGGATGCCGGTTTCGACATGCCGCCACGGACGCTTCGCCGGTTCTGGCTGCCGACGCTGTCGCTCGCCGTGGTCGCGGTGGCGCTGACCACCGCCGCCGTCGCGTGGCTCGGCGCGGCCTGGGCCGGCATGCCGCTGGCCGCCGCGGTGGCCCTTGGCGCCATCGTCGCGCCACCGGATGCCGGTGCCGCCACCGCCGTGCTTTCGCGCCTCAACCTGCCACGGCGCACCGTGCAGGTGCTCACCGCGGAAAGCCTGCTCAACGATGCCTCCGCCCTGCTCATCTTTGGCGTGGCCGTACGCACGGCCATGTCCGCCGACGGGCTCGCGCGCACGGTGCCCATGCTGTTCCTCGCCGTGCCCGGTGGCCTGTTGCTGGGCTGGCTGCTCGGCAAGGTGTTCGTGCTGCTGTCGCGCGAGTTGCGCGGCACGCTGAGCGCCACCCTGCTGCAGTTTGCCGGTGTGTTCGGCGTATGGATCGTCGCCGAATCCCTCCACGTGTCGGCGATCCTCTGCGTGGTGTCGTTCGCCATGACCATCGCCCACGTGCTACCCGCGGAAACGCCGCCACGCGATCGCGTGCATGCGTACTCGGTGTGGGCCGCGGTGGTGTTCATCTCGAACGTCATCGCCTTCCTGCTGGTGGGGCTGCAATCGCGCAGCATCATCGCGCGGCTCCCGGCCGACGAACTGCGGCAGGCCCTGTGGTTCGCCGGCGGCGTCCTCGGCGTGTGCATTGTCGTCCGCTTCGCCTGGGTGATGCTTTACACGACGTTGCTGCGTCGCTTCCGGCGCGACACCACCTTGCCCAACCCGACGCCGCAACAAGGCATCGTGGTGGCCTGGTGCGGGATGCGTGGCCTGGTGACGCTGGCCACGGCGCTGGGCTTGCCTGACGACTTCCCGCAGCGCGACCTCATCGTGCTCACGGCGTTTGCCGTTACCGTGGGTAGCCTCGTGTTCCAGGGCACAACGCTGGCGTGGCTCGTCCGCGCGCTGGGCTTTGCACGCGACACGAGCCTGCGTGAAGACGCCTCGAAGGTGCGCCTGAAACTGCTTGACGCGGCCGATGCCACGCTCGATGGCGAAACCGGCGAAGTGGCGCATCGCATGCGCGAGTACTACGCCGATGCGCGGCACGAGGCGGAAGCCGGGCGCAGTCCGGTGGCGGGAACGCAACTGGCCGAACTCAAGCGGCGCGGCCTGCATGCAAAGCGGCTACGCCTGCTCGAGATGCGCCACAAGGGCCAGATCGATGACGACGTGTTCCATCTGCTCGAGAACGAGCTCGACTGGTCGGAACTCGCGGTCACCGCGCCGGACGACCGCGAGATCGTCGAAGGCTAG
- a CDS encoding YdcF family protein, with protein sequence MAVVEYIVSRALHPAVQALLLALLAGAFVVARRPRLALAGGVVAVAWIWLASSPAVALRLRGGLVSEAAPATPRADAIVVLGGGVIPAGAWALTDSRAGTGLSLWREGYAPLMLVSGSDQARTLAAGYALSGIPPADLRVEATSRNTHENARNTAALLRADGLDDILLVTSPIHMRRAAASFRHEGIHVSPAPAADDDRGLLMASAAWLPRREALTLTARCLREYAALWVYARRGWI encoded by the coding sequence GTGGCTGTCGTCGAATACATCGTCTCGCGCGCTTTGCACCCTGCCGTGCAGGCCCTGTTGCTCGCCCTCCTAGCGGGGGCGTTTGTCGTGGCGCGCCGACCACGCCTCGCTCTCGCCGGTGGCGTGGTCGCGGTGGCCTGGATCTGGCTGGCCTCGTCACCGGCGGTGGCATTGCGCCTGCGTGGCGGGCTGGTCAGCGAGGCCGCCCCGGCAACGCCACGGGCGGACGCCATCGTCGTGCTCGGCGGCGGGGTGATCCCCGCCGGCGCCTGGGCGCTCACCGATTCCCGGGCGGGGACCGGCCTGAGCCTGTGGCGGGAAGGCTACGCACCGCTGATGCTCGTCTCGGGCAGCGACCAGGCGCGCACCCTGGCGGCGGGCTATGCGCTGTCCGGCATCCCGCCGGCGGATTTGCGCGTCGAGGCCACCAGCCGCAACACGCATGAGAACGCCCGCAACACCGCCGCGCTGCTGCGCGCGGACGGGCTGGACGACATCCTGCTGGTGACCTCGCCGATCCACATGCGCCGCGCGGCCGCGTCGTTCCGGCACGAGGGCATCCACGTCTCGCCCGCCCCCGCGGCGGATGACGACCGTGGCCTGCTCATGGCATCCGCCGCCTGGCTGCCCCGCCGCGAGGCCCTCACCCTGACGGCACGCTGCCTGCGTGAGTACGCGGCGCTGTGGGTGTACGCCCGGCGCGGCTGGATCTAG
- a CDS encoding lipoprotein — protein sequence MKRLIAVAVLAAGLAGCQGMATKVSKLEVGTPREEVLDRLGAPDSDRSIIGYEVLSWLDRRPGRFSFSHKDYTVVLKDNKVVQFGPGLIRRDSKTTLQIETGDP from the coding sequence ATGAAACGTCTGATCGCCGTGGCCGTGCTTGCGGCCGGGCTCGCTGGTTGCCAGGGCATGGCCACGAAGGTGTCCAAACTGGAAGTCGGCACGCCGCGCGAAGAGGTGCTGGACCGCCTCGGCGCCCCCGATTCGGACCGTTCCATCATCGGCTACGAAGTGCTGAGCTGGCTGGACCGCCGTCCGGGCCGCTTTTCCTTCTCCCATAAGGACTACACCGTTGTGCTAAAGGACAACAAGGTGGTCCAGTTCGGCCCCGGCCTGATCCGCCGCGACAGCAAGACCACCCTGCAGATCGAGACCGGCGATCCCTAG
- a CDS encoding antitoxin Xre/MbcA/ParS toxin-binding domain-containing protein, translated as MPQTSPTFAELASELTRLHDAREAAITRALDALEGSHPPLAQLMLCCIGDRQRAARWLVMPQRAFAGRSACDMLADGDVDAVWDQVVFKQFGTVAAV; from the coding sequence ATGCCACAGACGTCACCGACCTTCGCCGAGCTGGCCAGCGAGCTGACCCGGCTCCACGATGCCCGCGAAGCCGCCATAACCCGCGCCCTGGATGCCCTGGAGGGCAGCCACCCACCCCTGGCCCAGCTCATGCTGTGCTGCATCGGTGACCGCCAGCGGGCCGCCCGCTGGCTGGTGATGCCGCAGCGCGCGTTCGCCGGGCGCAGTGCCTGCGACATGCTGGCCGACGGCGATGTGGATGCCGTGTGGGACCAGGTGGTGTTCAAGCAGTTCGGCACGGTGGCCGCCGTCTAG
- a CDS encoding outer membrane beta-barrel protein, with the protein MPAVKRLAHAVLLGLACAPAISQAGTLDYTLYAGLEHSNNIALSPDNPISENVLTPGGTFQFTQLGSTFQANVAGTFEYRKYLENHFDSQTQTQIAGQGNWTIMPGRLDFSVEDYAGVQPVDQLQSDSPGNQQQTNVVALGPTLHMRFGDATRGQVELRFINSYASRVNEFDSNRGLAAFRLFRDLTPTDTLSGNVEFQHVNFSNQPSSADYDRKEAFLRYTSQLAHFDADVSVGGTQLDFNEGKDRSAPLVRLQIGWQPTLRNSLTVAGAYQYADAATDLMTAPTVYGLGSDANADRVEALDPFANTGGLGRGSLSGIAVGSAVIGSQVYKEKRFEATWNWKGERLVLTVSPAWNRLRYIDDGTFDQTGKGLSVGVGYRVTPTLTLSGFGTADRTNYETIDRRDTTVRLGLDLAQQWNRHWSWHVSVAREHRTSDAVGQNYRESAFFVGVVYRR; encoded by the coding sequence ATGCCGGCAGTGAAGAGGCTCGCCCATGCGGTGTTGCTGGGCCTGGCCTGCGCGCCCGCGATAAGCCAGGCGGGAACGCTGGATTACACGCTGTATGCGGGGCTCGAGCACAGCAACAACATCGCGCTGTCGCCGGACAACCCGATCAGCGAAAACGTGCTGACGCCTGGTGGCACCTTCCAGTTCACCCAGCTCGGCTCCACGTTCCAGGCCAACGTGGCCGGCACGTTCGAGTACCGCAAATACCTGGAAAACCATTTCGATTCACAGACGCAGACGCAGATTGCCGGGCAGGGGAACTGGACGATCATGCCGGGCCGCCTGGATTTCTCCGTCGAGGATTACGCCGGCGTGCAGCCGGTGGACCAGCTGCAGTCCGATTCGCCGGGCAACCAGCAGCAGACCAATGTCGTGGCGCTGGGCCCCACGCTGCACATGCGCTTTGGCGATGCGACGCGCGGCCAGGTGGAGCTGCGCTTCATCAACAGCTACGCGTCGCGGGTGAACGAGTTCGATTCCAACCGTGGCCTGGCCGCGTTCCGCCTCTTTCGGGACCTCACGCCGACCGACACGCTGTCCGGCAACGTCGAGTTCCAGCACGTGAACTTCTCCAACCAGCCCAGCAGCGCCGACTACGATCGCAAGGAAGCCTTCCTGCGCTACACCAGCCAGCTGGCGCACTTCGATGCGGATGTGTCCGTGGGTGGCACGCAGCTGGACTTCAATGAGGGCAAGGACCGCTCGGCGCCGCTGGTTCGCCTGCAGATTGGCTGGCAGCCCACCTTGCGCAACTCGCTGACCGTCGCGGGCGCGTATCAGTATGCCGATGCCGCGACCGACCTCATGACCGCGCCCACGGTGTACGGCCTGGGCAGCGACGCCAATGCCGACCGCGTCGAGGCGCTCGACCCGTTCGCCAACACCGGCGGCCTGGGCCGCGGCAGCCTCTCCGGTATCGCCGTGGGCAGCGCGGTGATCGGCTCGCAGGTCTACAAGGAAAAGCGCTTCGAGGCGACCTGGAACTGGAAGGGTGAACGCCTGGTGCTCACCGTGTCGCCGGCGTGGAACCGCCTGCGCTACATCGACGATGGCACCTTCGACCAGACCGGCAAGGGCCTCAGCGTGGGCGTCGGCTATCGGGTAACGCCCACCTTGACCCTGTCGGGCTTCGGCACGGCGGACCGCACCAACTACGAAACGATCGACCGTCGCGACACCACGGTCCGCCTGGGCCTGGACCTGGCCCAGCAGTGGAACCGGCACTGGAGCTGGCATGTCTCCGTGGCGCGCGAACACCGCACCAGCGACGCCGTTGGGCAGAACTACCGCGAAAGCGCGTTCTTCGTCGGCGTGGTCTACCGGAGGTAA
- a CDS encoding polysaccharide biosynthesis protein, with the protein MAVNNIELGDVIATAHDDAHATPSHSIARMREEQGALAPIDCERKRLIHREESVRQQSDAFRGIRTRLLEMGGDSNFITLVCSVSPRSGGSFVSRNLATAFAFDESKTSLLIDCNLRYPNQHKAMGVEPATGGLVDFLEHPSRGIASIMYPTGVPRLRMIPAGKARENSSEYFSSFRMRAVLDSLRCRYPDRYLFLDGPPVKGAPDARILSDLADFVVLVAGYGRDTPAAINQAVANFDPAKLAGVVFNESP; encoded by the coding sequence ATGGCCGTCAACAACATCGAACTCGGCGACGTGATCGCCACCGCCCACGACGACGCGCACGCCACGCCGAGCCATTCCATTGCGCGGATGCGCGAGGAACAGGGCGCGCTGGCCCCGATCGACTGTGAGCGCAAGCGCCTCATCCATCGCGAAGAGTCGGTGCGCCAGCAGTCCGATGCCTTCCGCGGCATCCGCACGCGCCTGCTGGAGATGGGTGGCGACAGCAACTTCATCACCCTGGTGTGCTCGGTGAGCCCGCGTTCCGGTGGCAGCTTCGTGTCGCGCAACCTGGCCACGGCCTTCGCCTTCGATGAGTCGAAGACCAGCCTGCTGATCGACTGCAATCTGCGCTACCCGAACCAGCACAAGGCGATGGGCGTGGAGCCGGCGACCGGTGGCCTCGTCGATTTCCTCGAGCATCCGTCACGCGGCATCGCCTCGATCATGTACCCGACCGGTGTACCGCGCCTGCGCATGATTCCCGCGGGCAAGGCGCGCGAGAACAGCAGCGAGTACTTCTCCTCGTTCCGCATGCGCGCGGTGCTTGATTCGCTGCGCTGCCGCTATCCGGACCGCTACCTGTTCCTGGATGGCCCGCCGGTCAAGGGCGCGCCGGACGCACGCATCCTTTCCGACCTGGCGGATTTCGTCGTGCTGGTGGCCGGCTATGGCCGTGACACACCGGCCGCGATCAACCAGGCCGTCGCCAACTTCGACCCCGCCAAGCTCGCGGGCGTGGTGTTCAACGAGTCACCGTGA
- a CDS encoding XrtA system polysaccharide chain length determinant → MSGELVPFAGMLPALLGEARRRRLTMGMVFAAIALVALVVGMLWPKKYEASVTILAQESSIITPLMEGAASATGTKNRAGIARDVIFSQRVLDTVLKVGGWTATNPSPVERDKLVEGIKARTRIINTRENLITITYFDSDPHRAFEVTRAFGQLFISESLASKQQESREAYEFINSQVEAYRAKLTDAEDKLKAYRDANADARPGSETDTNSRISQLRSQIETNRMDYMQKVSQASALASQLNGESEVNAVQTVGGVYQTQLADLQGQLDKLLLSYTDDYPDVIRLRHQIEDTRKQMASADANRAAGGGPQVDHTVAMNPVYQQMRIQLAQTRADAAASNSRVGASESMLQAELERSKRIANSENVVAELTRDYNVNRDVYQDLLKRRENARVSMNLDAEQRGLNFLVQNPAVMPLVPSGLRFMHFGLAGLALALAVPLGLLFMVARFDPRVRSVAQLERATGFPVLATVPFYPTPRDRRRSHLHNMMLATIVLGVGMVYLLVIWLRLKG, encoded by the coding sequence ATGAGTGGGGAACTCGTTCCTTTCGCGGGCATGCTGCCCGCCTTGCTGGGTGAAGCACGCAGGCGCCGCCTCACCATGGGCATGGTATTCGCCGCGATCGCGCTGGTAGCGCTGGTGGTGGGCATGCTGTGGCCGAAGAAGTACGAAGCCTCCGTGACGATCCTGGCGCAGGAGTCGAGCATCATCACGCCGCTGATGGAAGGCGCCGCCTCCGCCACCGGCACGAAGAACCGCGCCGGCATCGCCCGCGACGTGATCTTCAGCCAGCGCGTACTCGACACCGTGCTGAAGGTGGGCGGCTGGACCGCGACCAATCCCTCGCCGGTGGAACGCGACAAGCTGGTGGAAGGGATCAAGGCGCGTACGCGGATCATCAACACCCGCGAAAACCTGATCACCATCACCTATTTCGATTCCGACCCGCACCGCGCCTTCGAAGTGACCCGCGCGTTCGGCCAGCTGTTCATCAGCGAGAGCCTCGCCTCCAAGCAGCAGGAAAGCCGCGAAGCCTACGAGTTCATCAACAGCCAGGTCGAGGCCTACCGCGCCAAGCTGACCGATGCCGAGGACAAGCTCAAGGCGTACCGCGATGCCAACGCCGATGCGCGTCCGGGCAGCGAAACCGATACCAACTCGCGGATCAGCCAGCTGCGCTCGCAGATTGAAACCAACCGCATGGATTACATGCAGAAGGTCTCCCAGGCTTCCGCCCTGGCGTCCCAGCTCAACGGCGAATCCGAAGTCAACGCGGTCCAGACCGTCGGTGGCGTGTACCAGACCCAGCTGGCGGACCTTCAGGGCCAGCTCGACAAGCTGCTGCTGAGCTACACGGACGACTACCCGGATGTGATCCGGCTGCGCCACCAGATCGAAGACACGCGCAAGCAGATGGCTTCGGCTGATGCAAACCGCGCGGCGGGCGGTGGGCCCCAGGTGGACCACACGGTGGCGATGAACCCGGTGTACCAGCAGATGCGTATCCAGCTGGCGCAGACGCGTGCCGATGCCGCCGCGAGCAATTCCCGTGTCGGTGCCAGCGAATCCATGCTGCAGGCCGAGCTGGAGCGCAGCAAGCGCATCGCGAATTCCGAGAACGTGGTGGCCGAGCTGACCCGCGACTACAACGTCAACCGTGACGTCTACCAGGATCTGCTGAAGCGCCGCGAGAACGCCCGCGTGTCCATGAACCTGGATGCCGAGCAGCGTGGCCTGAACTTCCTGGTGCAGAACCCGGCGGTGATGCCGCTGGTGCCCTCGGGCCTGCGCTTCATGCACTTCGGCCTGGCTGGCCTCGCCCTGGCGCTTGCCGTGCCGCTGGGCCTGCTGTTCATGGTGGCGCGCTTCGACCCGCGTGTTCGCTCGGTGGCCCAGCTGGAACGTGCCACGGGCTTCCCGGTGCTCGCCACCGTGCCGTTCTATCCGACGCCGCGCGACCGCCGCCGTAGCCACCTGCACAACATGATGCTGGCCACGATCGTGCTGGGCGTGGGCATGGTCTACCTCCTCGTGATCTGGCTGCGCCTGAAGGGCTAA
- a CDS encoding XrtA/PEP-CTERM system exopolysaccharide export protein, with product MKHWNRIVVIITALQLAACATGGSNLPPPKADAASPVVEQYLIGVDDQLQITVWHNPDLSVSVPVRPDGKITVPLVGDVAAGGRSTDQVGAEIQQKLAQYIRDPQVAVILTALRSHEYLSRVRVTGAVRSPISIPYRQGMTVLDAVLAAGGTTEFAAPDRTELYRHTDKGSSEAYSIHLEKILQQGDLSNNYPVQPGDVITVPQRAF from the coding sequence ATGAAGCACTGGAATCGCATCGTCGTCATCATCACGGCCCTGCAACTGGCCGCGTGTGCCACCGGCGGAAGCAACCTGCCACCGCCCAAGGCGGACGCGGCCAGCCCGGTGGTTGAGCAGTACCTGATCGGTGTGGACGACCAGCTGCAGATCACCGTGTGGCACAACCCCGACCTTAGCGTCAGCGTGCCGGTACGGCCCGACGGCAAGATCACCGTGCCGCTGGTGGGCGATGTCGCCGCCGGTGGCCGCAGCACCGACCAGGTCGGCGCGGAAATCCAGCAGAAACTGGCCCAGTACATCCGCGATCCGCAGGTAGCCGTGATCCTTACCGCCCTGCGCAGCCACGAATACCTGTCTCGCGTCCGTGTCACCGGTGCCGTGCGCAGCCCCATCTCCATCCCGTACCGCCAGGGCATGACCGTGCTTGACGCGGTGCTGGCCGCCGGTGGCACCACGGAATTCGCCGCGCCCGATCGTACCGAGCTCTATCGGCACACCGACAAGGGCAGTTCGGAGGCGTACTCCATCCACCTGGAAAAGATCCTCCAGCAGGGCGACCTGTCGAACAACTACCCGGTGCAGCCGGGCGACGTCATCACCGTACCGCAACGTGCTTTCTGA